Proteins found in one Methylophilaceae bacterium genomic segment:
- a CDS encoding FHA domain-containing protein, with product MAKIIFLLDGKVIQEYMLDKERFTIGRRVSNDLHIDNLGISGKHAVIVTKDDGAYIEDLNSTNGTVVNSQKIKKHLLVDGDLIKLGKYKLRYLQNALINKPRDDGFEETVLVSNIDEVNIEQRSDEDKPTIDQDKELVTESAGSTLPLKKQAIQLPRLQILNGKDAGFILPLDKAIVKIGRPNEQLALVTKRPQGYFLSHVLGTDYPLINGKPLDTHAKALSNHDEIQMLGVKMEFCID from the coding sequence ATGGCAAAAATAATTTTTTTATTAGATGGGAAAGTCATTCAAGAATATATGCTAGATAAAGAGCGCTTTACTATTGGACGCCGTGTATCTAATGATTTGCATATTGATAACTTGGGGATTAGTGGCAAACATGCCGTGATTGTTACAAAAGATGATGGTGCTTATATTGAGGATTTAAACAGCACCAATGGAACTGTGGTTAATAGTCAAAAAATTAAAAAGCATTTATTGGTCGATGGTGATTTGATAAAGCTTGGTAAGTACAAATTAAGATATTTACAGAATGCATTGATCAATAAGCCACGAGATGATGGTTTTGAAGAGACTGTTTTAGTGTCCAATATTGATGAAGTGAATATTGAGCAACGATCAGATGAAGATAAGCCAACTATTGACCAGGATAAAGAATTGGTGACAGAAAGTGCGGGGTCAACCTTACCTTTAAAGAAACAGGCTATACAATTGCCGCGATTGCAAATATTGAATGGTAAAGACGCCGGATTTATACTGCCACTTGATAAGGCGATTGTGAAGATTGGTCGTCCAAATGAACAATTGGCGTTAGTGACAAAACGACCACAAGGTTATTTTTTATCCCATGTTTTGGGTACTGATTACCCATTAATCAATGGCAAGCCTCTCGATACGCATGCTAAAGCGTTAAGTAATCACGACGAAATTCAGATGCTCGGCGTGAAAATGGAATTTTGTATTGATTAG
- a CDS encoding Stp1/IreP family PP2C-type Ser/Thr phosphatase, with protein sequence MDVSDAIHVAIASDRGLIRTLNQDAALSDLSTGLVMVADGMGGHNSGEIASQMATQLIQDEMSSLIAQQKNQPSQVLSIAAILQKAVKQTNDIILETALTRAVCEGMGTTLVSGVFADNKIVIGHIGDSRMYRLRNDDFVQLTEDHSLVQAQINAGLMTKDEARYANNKHLVTRALGTTSEVALELNEYEVLVGDIYLLCSDGLTDLVDDHDIKKTIINANRDIGLAVNALIGIANARGGKDNISTLIALVDKPFPLA encoded by the coding sequence ATGGATGTATCAGATGCAATCCATGTCGCTATTGCATCTGATAGAGGGCTGATTAGGACATTAAATCAAGATGCTGCGCTTAGCGACTTATCCACTGGACTGGTGATGGTAGCTGATGGCATGGGTGGGCATAACAGTGGCGAGATTGCTAGTCAAATGGCAACGCAGCTTATCCAAGATGAGATGTCTAGTTTGATTGCTCAGCAAAAAAATCAGCCAAGTCAAGTTCTATCAATTGCTGCAATTTTGCAAAAAGCAGTCAAGCAAACGAATGACATCATCTTAGAGACTGCGCTAACACGCGCTGTTTGTGAAGGGATGGGGACTACGTTAGTCAGTGGTGTTTTTGCTGATAATAAAATAGTGATTGGACATATTGGCGATTCTAGAATGTATCGCTTACGAAACGATGATTTTGTGCAGTTAACAGAAGATCATTCACTGGTGCAAGCGCAAATAAACGCAGGGTTAATGACTAAGGATGAGGCGCGATATGCCAATAATAAACATTTGGTTACTCGCGCCTTAGGAACAACGTCAGAAGTAGCGCTTGAGTTAAATGAGTATGAGGTGCTGGTTGGTGATATTTATTTATTGTGCTCCGATGGATTGACCGATTTAGTAGACGATCATGACATAAAAAAGACAATCATTAATGCAAACCGTGATATCGGTTTGGCCGTTAATGCGCTGATTGGTATTGCAAATGCGCGTGGTGGTAAAGACAATATTTCCACCTTGATTGCATTGGTAGATAAGCCATTTCCTCTAGCATGA
- the nusB gene encoding transcription antitermination factor NusB: protein MTENKIELGEKKKRKPIQSRRKSRELVLKAVYRCMMNESDIKQVFLDMKDDPDYNKADEGYFKVLLQGVFDRQADLDATITTFIDRNLIELSPVEHAILRVSSYELIFDITIPYRVAINEGVELAKTFGGTEGHKYINGVLDKVAASARPAEFRK, encoded by the coding sequence ATGACTGAGAACAAGATTGAACTAGGCGAGAAAAAAAAGCGCAAGCCTATTCAAAGTCGTCGTAAATCTCGGGAGTTGGTTTTAAAGGCCGTTTATCGATGCATGATGAATGAAAGTGATATCAAACAAGTCTTTTTAGACATGAAAGATGATCCTGATTACAACAAAGCAGATGAGGGTTATTTTAAAGTTTTATTGCAAGGAGTCTTTGATCGCCAAGCGGATTTAGATGCAACAATCACAACATTTATTGATCGTAATTTGATAGAGTTAAGTCCTGTTGAGCATGCGATTTTGCGGGTTTCATCATATGAGTTAATTTTCGATATCACGATTCCCTACCGCGTTGCCATTAACGAAGGGGTTGAGTTGGCAAAGACATTTGGTGGCACTGAAGGGCATAAATATATTAATGGTGTTCTCGATAAAGTTGCGGCTTCAGCCAGACCAGCAGAGTTTAGAAAGTAA
- a CDS encoding 6,7-dimethyl-8-ribityllumazine synthase encodes MEKVAINLDGTGKKVGIVMSRFNSEIGEGLLRSCYAELLKLGVVAEDICIATVAGALETPLILQHMALSEQYDALIALGAVVRGETYHFEVVANESARGVCDVQLSTGIPVANAILTTENDEQAMDRVEVKGTEAAQVAIEMANLVHAL; translated from the coding sequence TTGGAAAAAGTAGCAATAAATTTAGATGGCACCGGCAAAAAAGTGGGCATCGTCATGTCGCGCTTTAATAGTGAAATTGGTGAAGGTCTATTGCGCTCCTGCTATGCAGAATTATTAAAACTTGGCGTTGTAGCCGAAGATATCTGTATTGCAACTGTGGCTGGTGCGCTTGAAACACCACTCATCTTGCAACACATGGCTTTGAGTGAGCAGTATGATGCATTAATCGCACTTGGCGCAGTTGTGCGTGGAGAAACTTATCATTTTGAAGTAGTTGCGAATGAGTCTGCGCGTGGTGTTTGTGATGTACAGCTTAGTACGGGTATCCCTGTGGCAAATGCTATTTTAACAACAGAAAATGATGAGCAAGCGATGGATCGAGTTGAAGTTAAAGGCACAGAAGCTGCACAAGTGGCAATTGAGATGGCAAATTTGGTGCATGCATTATGA